The following nucleotide sequence is from Cercospora beticola chromosome 2, complete sequence.
CTGAGCCGAACACCAGACCCTTTCCTTCAACTTCACGCGGAGGACGCCGGTGAGTTCTTGTGGAACTGGATGCACTGGCGGTAAATGCTTTCCCAATACCGACTAGGCAAGTGGATAAACGCTCCTGCCAGCAGAGTAATGCAATCAATGCATACAGACCGGCCAACAGGATCACCAGCTCTCGCGCTCAACGACTTGGCTGAGTCTGGAACAATGAATGAGCGTCCAAATGGAGCATCAAGTCGGCTGACTCTGGGACGATGAACGGCCACCGGTGTAAGGCAGGAGTGCCACTCATCAGATATAAAGAGGCAGGCTCTGTGTCCTTCTGAACTCGACATCAGCGTCTTCACCATCATTCGCTACTACTGCAATCACATATCGTTCCAGATCAATCACCCAGCACCTCCACCGAATATGAAGACCGCAACCATCTTCGCCGCCATCGGCAGCATCATGTCCCTTGGAGGCGTCAGTGGCACCTGCTACGGTTCCGGCGACGACTGGCCAGACAAGGAGCAAGCCCGCAGCTTCGTCGAGAACGCCTGCAAGAACACCAACGGCATGTTCACTGGATACTTTCAGCCTCGCCAAACCAAGTCTATGTGCCCACGAAGCGGCAGCAGAAACCTCGGGCTTCTCTTCGAGGTGCAAAACCTCAACGCCAACGCAGGCTTTGACTTGGGCGACAACGATTGCTACGAGCGTCTCACCAACGAGATTTTCGGATGTGGCAAGGGTGGCGAGTCGACTGTTGCTGGATGGAGATTCAAGTGAGTGATTCGATTGTGGTTGTTATCGTCTCGAGGACGTTTGGCTAACGCGGAATTGCAGGGCCGACCCAGGTGCTTGCTAGAGGGCCAAACCGGTTCAGATTCCATCGTGCTGTCTACAGTGGTAGCTAGTGCATGAGTCCGCGATCTGGGCACTACGACAAGACAAGGCTATGAGAGGCATGACAGAGATCTCCAAAGCCTCACAGGCACGGGGGATAGGGCTTTGGAGTCTGGTTGATTTAAAATGGAAATGCTCGCATGTGTTGGGTAGACATCATGCATTCAATTTCAGGCGAACCGAGCCATGCCTCCTATCCTCCCAGTACCAGCCACGATCAAATTTAGTCACAGTACGCTgagccttctcctcctccattgCCCCATCCGCGCAACATCCTCATAAAACACAAGCCAACTTTCCACCTCCTTTGCAATCAACATTACTAAGATTGATATTATACGCAATCTCAGTAAAAGTCCCGCGATTCGCGCAGCTTTGATAAGTATTTGTAGAGCACTGCCATATCGAAGAACAATTAGATCCTGCCTATCTTACGATCCTTCCTATGCTGAACGAGATGCGAAGCAGATTGTGATGCCAGAATCAGGTGAACTCGGTAGGATTGTTAGGGGAGGACTTACACATTTGATTGTCGCTTCCCCGCGGCACGTGAGTCCTGATTGGATTGTTCCGGGGAGGCAGCAGAAGAGTAGAGCGGACGTTGTTGGGATGTAGGTGAAGAGAGCTAAGGCAAAGATTGAGAGCCTCATATCATCGATATCGAGAGAGGATTTCTCTGAGCGTGAGGCATAGGAAGATTCTGCTGTCTCGAAGGTAGTAAAGGAACAATTGGGGACTTGTGGGTCTTACTCTCTCTCATCTATATCAACCTCTTTGTCTTTCAATTGAGCGGATGACAACGGCACTCGTGTCAGACAGTGTCCTGTTCAAGATGTGGTTGGCGTTGAGATTGAAGACCCTAAAAGAAAATTAGGGCTTCGAAATGATCTTACTTGTACTTCGGGTAATACGTGTCTCATAACCTGCTGATATCGAAACTTCGACAACGCTAATAGCAAGTACCGCCTTACACACAGGCTTTTGGCAAGGCAACATCGGCAGCCGGGCTCGGATTCCGGGTAAAACCACCTCTGTTGCGTGTTGGCCAGTGCTTCTACTGCCACGAAAGACAGCTGAGCTTCAGGTATCTCATGCAACAATATGTCGCAGGCCAGTGCTCTTGCGCATAGTAAACTTCTCTCCATCGAGCGGCCCATTGCTCCGTTCTTGTTGTCTTGTCACGTGATCATTTCTCGAGTGGTCGAGCGATGGGAACAGACGGAACAATTTGTGCTTGATGCTGCCCTCGAGATGCGAGAGATAAGAGTCGCAGAGATCCGCAAATGAACTCCCTGCCTAATGAGCACTGCAAGCGCCTTCTTACCTGACCGGCCTGATTTGGGCTTGTGGAAGGGATGAAAAGAACACCTCTGTATTCCACATGTACATCTCAACTGGTATTGGCTCTTTGCTTCACTGTAGTATGTTACATGCCTCCTCGACGTCCACTCCCCCTCGTGTCCACACGCGCTCTAGTGATGCGCCTcggcctcttcctcctcctcgacaaACCAATCCTGCTCAACGGGTGCTGCGCTGGCATCGCTCGACGCGCCTTGAACTTCTGGGGTCGACTGCTCGTATTCTTGGAGGCCACTCTGGAGATCTGCCTCTTCTGGGGATTGTGGTGGCTTTGGGACGGCGAACTTTTGCACTTGGCCTTCGGCGTCATTGGCCTTCAATGGAGCTGGCTTGTATGCCTTCAGCTCCTTCAAGTACATGTCCTGGACGAGATCGGCTGAGAGTAGGTTAGGCTACATGTGGCATTCTGTCGGAATGTGTTGGGATCGTACCCGAGCGGACTGGAGTCGCGATGAAGGTGCGGCGGAAGGAGACGGCATTCTGCTTGGTCGCAGCTCGGGCGAGCGCGTTGCGCTGGAGGTTGTCAGCAGGCTGCATCACAATGTCAGCGGCGCGGACATACCGAGACTCTGATTGCCTGCATGGTGAGCGGTGGTGAATGAGGTGCAATGGCGGTGCTCTCAATGCTCGCGGCCGTGAAGTCGTGCAAGCTCGGGTCGTTCTTGCTCCACAAAGTTCTCGCGTCACGTGACAATCACTTTCTCGGCTCGCCGTCAACTCAGCCTCTTCTTGCCGTCGCCttccacatcttcttcaccCTCGACAACCTCTCCACCCTCCACCGCTCCCTGCCTCAGAGAACGCCCGTCTCGCCGCCGAAACCACAGACATCACCACTGCATCAAACGAGTTGCTGGCAACTGGTTTTCGCGAGACTCGCACAATCTACCGGCCGCCGTCTACTGAGACCTGCGACACCCGTCATACCACTTGACTCTCGTCGCAAATTCTCACGGACACCTTCACTGGTCAACGGCCGGCCTTTGCAGCGCATCCCTCACCACCGCATCCTCTCACTCCGCACCGTCGCTCGCTCGAGTCGAGTACGCGCACCAGAACCGAATATCGGTTCGTTCGTCGCCCGTCAACGGAGTGTGAGGGTACGTGCACCGCATTCCTTCGTAGAACTAGACCTGTTTGCGCTTTGTGTCGCGCGCACAAAGAACCGCACTCGCAATCACATTCACCTCGTCACATCATCCGTCACAGCAACCTCTCCTTCGCATCTTCCTCCAATAACCACATTCTGGCGTATGCGCTAACTTTGGTGGGTCCTTAGCTGCGACCTCACGTTTGAAGTCGCGGTCGCCTCTGCTTCACTCGTCACTACCGCCAAAACGCATTCCCCACTCTTCATTCGTTGCTTTGCCAAAAACTACAAGCTCCAGAAGAGCTCCAAAGGCATCAGAAAGCGTGCATCGGCACGCTTCGAGGATTCGATCAAGAAGAGTTACACAGTGCGCAAGCCTCTAGCCTTGATGACACAGGTTCTTTCTCCGGGCGCGGTACCCGACCCCGTCATGGCTCCGCCGCAAGACGACGAGTGGCGCGAGAACTTGAACGTGCGCCTTATCTGCAAGGACTGCCGCGAGGATCCACCCGATCTCCGTGAGGACCATGCCAGCGGCGACCTCATCTGCGGGAGCTGTGGCCTCGTACTGCAGGAGCGCGTGATCGACACAAGCAGCGAATGGCGTACCTTCTCGAACGACGACCAGGGCAATGATGATCCCAGTCGTGTCGGAGATGGCCCGAACGCTCTGCTCAACGGCGCACAGCTGAACACCAACATCGCATTCGGAGACGGTGGCATGCGCGCGAAGGATCTTCATCGTGCTCAGAACAAGGCAAATCTGGACAAGGGAAACAAGAGTCTGTTGCAGGCTTACAAGCAGATTGGTGCATTGTGCGATGGCTGGCAGCTTCCAAGTACTGTGTCTGATAGTGCCAAGCACATCTACAAGGATGCCGAGGAGAGTCGTCTTTTCAAAGGCAAGAGTCAGGACTCTCTGATCGCTGGATGCATATTCTTTGCCTGTCGCCGCAACGGCCTTAGCCGGTCATTCAgggagatgatggagctcACCGGTGTTTCCAAGAAGGAGATCGGACGCATCTACAAGCTCCTGAATGAGTTCCTGCGCAACAAGGCCAAGGCTGATGCTGCTAAGCCCAATGCTGCTCCTGACGGTAAGCGTTCGACGTTGCTCATTAACCTCATCTTTGCAGTACTGACACCATTTAGTCTATGGCCAGGGTgtcaccaccacgaccgccGATCCCGCCGACCTGTGCCAGCGTTACTGCAGCCAGCTCGATATGGATCAGCGAAGCACGAATGTGGCTACCGCTCTGGCTACTGTCATGACCAAGACGGGCGCACTCGCAGGTCGTTCACCACTGTCCTCGGCAGCTGCTTGTATCTTCATGGCAAGCATGCTCATGGGTAACCCCAAGTCTCCGAAGGACATCATGAATGTTGCGAAAGTCAGCGACAGCACCATTCGTCATGCCTACAAGCTGCTGTACcaggagaaagagaagctgcTCACCGAGGAGATTCTCAACCGTGGAGCTGACCCTTCCAAGCTGATGAAGCCCTCCTAGGTGCGTGGGCGGAATTTGCAGTAGGGTTCAGTATCGAGAACCGGGACGAAGTCATGACGCTGAAGCAAGCTGCGTCGAAAATTCGACAGACTATATCAGTCACATCTGCGTGTCCACGGGAGTCCTGCGCAACAGATGGCTAGCCCCGACAGGCGTTGATCCATCTTCTGTTGCGCAGTTCTGCGACGTACACTCTCTATCAGGCCTTTGTGCCTTCCCTTCAGATCAAGGGTTGCAACATCACACTCATTGGCTTTCCTTATCTCACAATCCATGAGGATCTTGGCCACCAGCAGAAGAAAGCGTTTCAAATACCAAAAACAGTCAAAAGTTTTCGGCAATTGTCTTACCAGGGGAATTAGAGGACCAAATTGTCTTGGGATGGGAGGGTGCGTGTTCCCGCCTCCTCGGCTGTAATATCACCAAAAACGAGGGAGGAGTTTTTGATACCCCAAAAGGATCAGAATGGCAATGGGGATTGTATGCATAGATGAAATAATGACAATAAAAAATGGAAAAGGTTTAGCACACCAACAATGGTCTCCAAATTCGTTGTTCTGCTTCATGGCTTGAGGATCTAGCAGGAAGCGCCCACCAGCACAGAGCCGCGAACGATACAGACCGGCCATGCCCCAACTTCCAGCGTCCGTCGCTCTGCCCGCATTTTCTTGACAGCCACCTCCCCGGACATGTACACTCGGCAAGTAGCAACGATGTCTCAAGTCGGCGCCACGCGCTGCCTCGGCATGACGTTGCTCGGACGTGTACGAAGTCGGAGCGAACGAATTGACTTGTGCCAGAGATCGGACAACTTCCCACCCGCGCACTAATCGTAGACGGACATTAAGCAATGAGCATGTGAACAGGACGCGTGCCTGGCTGCTCGTTTGCGCAGACGGTAAGTTTCTCATCTTTGCTGTATTCCTCGCGCTCTCTTCTAGGTCTTCTGCCCCTCCCTTGCCATTGTACACAATCCGCTCAAACACCACAGGCGACGCGCCTTCGACGCCACTCTCACTCTAGAATCAGACAAACGAGAATCCGCCCAAGATGGACTCCCCAATGGCCGTGGTCAAGTTCCTGGCGCCACAGATCCCAGGACTCTCGTATGCGGCTGCGCAACATACTTTCGGGCTCAGTCCCACGTCGAAGTACTGGGATCTACGAACAGAAATGACAGTCAAAGTGCTGAAGGACATGATGAGTGGTGGATCAAATGGTAGCACCAAGAAAAAAATCCCAGCGATATCGAAAGTGCAGGCGCAGACGATTAAAGAGCCGgggaagaagggcaagactTGGATCGCGGATGCTACCATACCCAGGCCGCCTGCGAGTGACGAGGAGGGAAGTGAGGCGCCTGGATTGAGGAATGCTGTGTTCAAGGCTGTGGATGATATGGCGCCGAATAAAGAGGAGTTGAGCTATACGAAACCTGAGCTGGTGGATATTGAGGTGGAATGGACTGGGTATAGGCCTGATGCTGGAAAGGATGAAACTCTGCCTGATAtcagcgaagaggagaagtatAAACGTCTGATGGCTGAGCCTACGCGGACAAGCGATGTTACGTTCCTATATCTGCATGGCGGGGCATATTATCTTTGCGATCCACGAACGCATCGAGCTCTTACAAGTCGTCTGGCGAAGGAGTCGAAGGGGAGAGTGTGCTCTGTCCGGTATCGTCTTGCTCCGCAGACAGCTTTCCCTGGCCAACTCTTGGACGCATTCCAGGTTTATTTGTCTCTGCTGTATCCACCCTCAGGATCCTTCCACGAAGCCGTTCCAGCAGACAAGATCGTTCTTGCAGGCGATTCGGCAGGAGGGAATCTCAGCTTCGCTCTCCTCCAACTCCTGCTACAACTCCACCGCTCATCTACAGGCGTGCCTCTCGTGCGATTTCACGATAAAGACGTTCACTTACCCCTCCCAGCCGGTGCTTCAGCAAATTCAGGCTGGTTTGACATCGCTCGTTCTATGCCTAGCATCACGGCCAATGGCAAAACCGATTATCTTCCGCCTGCAGACCACGATGATGCCGTTTCCCGCTTTCCTCGCGATCCAGCTGGAATTTGGCCTGCCGACCCTCCACGAGGCGATCTCTTCTGCGATCTCAGCCTTCTCGATCACCCACTAACCTCCCCTCTCCTCGCAAGCGACTGGGTAAATTCTCCACCATTATGGATGTGCCTAGGCGACGAACTTCTCACAGACGAAAGTTTGGTCGTTGCAAAACGTGCTGCAGAACAAGGCGTGAAGGTCCACCTCGAATGGTATGAAGCTATGCCGCATTGTTTTGCAATGTTGTTGCCTCACCTCGCGACTGGGAAGAAGTGTGTGCAGAGTTGGGGGAATTGGGCGAGGAAATGTGCggatgagaaggagagggaggGGCTGGTAACGAGGGGGAGCAGAATTGCGGCGAAGACTggcaaggaggaagaggtggaTGTTAAGCAGTTGAAGGCTGTGGAGTTTGAGGAGGCGGGGAGATTGGTCAGGGaggcgaaggcgaggaggataAAGGGGTGGGAGAAGgaggcgaagacgatgccTAAGCCGGCGTTGTGATTGTGAGGTATCTGGGTGGTGATATGTTTGGATGAGATACCCTTCTGTTGCGTTCCAGTCGCCTTTGCAGAATATGAGTCAGGTCATCTCCAGTCGCCCCGGTCATCACTTCCGCAAAGTTCGTTTGCTTGGCATGCATGTGACAGGCCATGGGCGTCACAGCCGCTGAACTCGACCCTTATCCAGCAGTCACCGATGC
It contains:
- a CDS encoding uncharacterized protein (antiSMASH:Cluster_14), with product MKTATIFAAIGSIMSLGGVSGTCYGSGDDWPDKEQARSFVENACKNTNGMFTGYFQPRQTKSMCPRSGSRNLGLLFEVQNLNANAGFDLGDNDCYERLTNEIFGCGKGGESTVAGWRFKADPGAC
- a CDS encoding uncharacterized protein (antiSMASH:Cluster_14) translates to MQAIRVSRNALARAATKQNAVSFRRTFIATPVRSADLVQDMYLKELKAYKPAPLKANDAEGQVQKFAVPKPPQSPEEADLQSGLQEYEQSTPEVQGASSDASAAPVEQDWFVEEEEEAEAHH
- a CDS encoding uncharacterized protein (BUSCO:EOG09262PAY~antiSMASH:Cluster_14), coding for MTQVLSPGAVPDPVMAPPQDDEWRENLNVRLICKDCREDPPDLREDHASGDLICGSCGLVLQERVIDTSSEWRTFSNDDQGNDDPSRVGDGPNALLNGAQLNTNIAFGDGGMRAKDLHRAQNKANLDKGNKSLLQAYKQIGALCDGWQLPSTVSDSAKHIYKDAEESRLFKGKSQDSLIAGCIFFACRRNGLSRSFREMMELTGVSKKEIGRIYKLLNEFLRNKAKADAAKPNAAPDVYGQGVTTTTADPADLCQRYCSQLDMDQRSTNVATALATVMTKTGALAGRSPLSSAAACIFMASMLMGNPKSPKDIMNVAKVSDSTIRHAYKLLYQEKEKLLTEEILNRGADPSKLMKPS
- a CDS encoding uncharacterized protein (antiSMASH:Cluster_14~MEROPS:MER0034959~SMCOG1066:alpha/beta hydrolase domain-containing protein) is translated as MDSPMAVVKFLAPQIPGLSYAAAQHTFGLSPTSKYWDLRTEMTVKVLKDMMSGGSNGSTKKKIPAISKVQAQTIKEPGKKGKTWIADATIPRPPASDEEGSEAPGLRNAVFKAVDDMAPNKEELSYTKPELVDIEVEWTGYRPDAGKDETLPDISEEEKYKRLMAEPTRTSDVTFLYLHGGAYYLCDPRTHRALTSRLAKESKGRVCSVRYRLAPQTAFPGQLLDAFQVYLSLLYPPSGSFHEAVPADKIVLAGDSAGGNLSFALLQLLLQLHRSSTGVPLVRFHDKDVHLPLPAGASANSGWFDIARSMPSITANGKTDYLPPADHDDAVSRFPRDPAGIWPADPPRGDLFCDLSLLDHPLTSPLLASDWVNSPPLWMCLGDELLTDESLVVAKRAAEQGVKVHLEWYEAMPHCFAMLLPHLATGKKCVQSWGNWARKCADEKEREGLVTRGSRIAAKTGKEEEVDVKQLKAVEFEEAGRLVREAKARRIKGWEKEAKTMPKPAL